The Oxalobacter aliiformigenes nucleotide sequence TGCCACCGGCATTCGACAAGCGGTTCCGGTAATAATAGCTTGCACCATTCATCACCCACTTCCTGACAATCCTGACATCATCTGAATTCAGAAGTGCATATTGTCTCGTCTGATCATTCGATAACGTTATCCGGTAAGGAAGAGTATACAAATGATAATCGGCAAAAGATTCCTGCGATGCTTCATTACTGACCGGCATGGCATCCAGTTTGGCGGATCGGGCAGCCGCGGCCATCAATACCGGTCTGGCCATCGCGACATTCGGATTGCCTGCTATCAGCTGGACTTTCGCTTCCCGGTATTCCGTGCCACTGTTATTGCTGACAACGGCCCAGCCCGACACATTCATCCTGTTTTCTTTTTCATTCAGCCGGGCAATATAATGGGCACTCCAGCTGATCCCGTTCGTCAAATAGTCCAGTTCGAGCCGACGGCCTCCGCCATTCTTACTGGTCATCCCGACAGTCAATACCGGTTTGCCATGTAATCCTTCAGGAATCCGGTCAAAAACAATCCGTCCGGGAACATCGGTCTCGATCCGGTCTCCGATCTTGAGAACAATTCCGTTCCGGGCAGACAGTATCTGTGCAGGTTCTTCTGTTTCGGTACCGGTAACCGTGTTGGTTCTGACCACGCGAACCATTTTGCCCACATAATGGTCCAGCAATGTTTGTTTCGATAACAGATTGTTATCGAAACAAATCTGATCGACAGTGATTTTTCCGGAAGAAAGATTCTTCAACATGACCGTTTCAGGCTGTATCCGCTCGCTGATATCCCCAAACCGGACATTCACATCGCCGTTTTGCAGGGGCAATTGCCTGACATCCCTGACCATAGCCAGATCACGTTCGTAAATCGTTAAGGACATCTGTTTCTGGTCGGCTTTTCCGGTCTGCACAACTGGTGCAGCCAGAACAGATGCCGCAACGAAAACAAGAGAAAACAGCAAAGAATGCCTGAATGTCATCATATACAGGTTCTCCATAAGACCATCTGTAAAAACCGGAACAGCAAATATCCTGATCCGGCACATTCATCAGTTTGCATCACCAGTAACTGGTGTACAGTTTTTTTACGTTTGAATACAAAACCATCCGGAAATTCCGGACGGTCCCGGTTCCGCCGGTATAAAAAAACAGGACAATTCAACTTGTCCTGTTTTCCGGAAACACGATGAATTCAAATGACGGCCAAAGCCTGATCAAGATCGGCGATCAGGTCTTCCGAATGCTCCAGACCGACCGACAAACGGATCATATCTTCACTGACCCCTGCTTTTTTCAGTTCTTCGGCACTCAGCTGGCGATGTGTCGTTGATGCGGAATGTGTTGCAAGAGAGCGGGCATCGCCGATATTGACCAACCGGGTAAACAGTTTGAAGGCATCCAGAACCTTGGCCCCCGCTTCACGGGCACTCATGCTACCGGATGGTTTCACACCAAAAGACAGCAAACTGGGCGCCTTGCCATTCATGTATTTCTGAAGCAATGCGTGATCGCGATGATCGGGCAATGCCGCACAGTTCACCCAGGAAACTTTCGGATGATCGTTCAGGAACCGGGCAATCGCCAGCGCATTCTCACACGTTCTGTCCATACGCAACGGCAGCGTTTCGATTCCTTGCAGAATCAGGAAAGCATTCATCGGTGAAAGCGCTCCTCCCATATTGCGCAAGGGAACGACTCTGGCCCTTGCGATGTAAGCGGCATCACCGAATACATCGGTATAAACGACACCATGATAGGAAACATCCGGCTCGCTCAACCGGTTGAATTTTTTCCTGTTTTCTTTCCAGGGAAACTTGCCGCTATCGACAATCGCCCCGGCAAGACTGTTTCCATGACCGTTCATCGATTTCGTCAATGCATGCACGACGATATCGGCCCCCCATTCAAAAGGACGGCACAAATAAGGGGTCGGAACCGTATTGTCCACAATCAGTGGAATACCATGAGCATGTGCAATATTGGCCAGCTTTTCGATATCCGTCACATTGCCAAGCGGATTGCCTACCGACTCACAGAAAATAGCCTTGGTCCTGTCGTCAATACGGGCGGAAAAATCATCTTCCAGAAGCGGATTGGCAAAACGGACTTCAATGCCATATTGCGGAAACGTATGGGCAAAGAGATTGTAACTTCCGCCATAAAGAGTGCTTGACGCGACGATATTGTCGCCGACTTCCGCCAGAGTCTGGATAGCGTATGTCACGGCTGTCATGCCGGATGCCAGCGCCAGAGCGCCGACTCCACCTTCCAGCGCGGCAACCCGCTTCTCCAGAACATCATTGGTCGGATTCATGATCCGTGTATAAATATTGCCCGGCACCTTCAGATCGAAAAGATCGGCACCGTGCTGGGCATTATCGAAAGCGTAGGCAACCGTCTGATAAATAGGGACAGCGACAGATTTGGTCACGGGATCAGGCGAATAACCGGCATGGATGGCAAGAGTTTCAAATTTCATGGCATTTAATAGAACAAAATTGATATAAACAACTCACATTGTACAGACTGGCCCGCGAACTGGTGAAAAAATCAGATCAGTCTGCGGGGATGGGAATAGACTGTATGGCCGTTTTTACGCACGAATCCGGCAAGGGTCACATTCGTTTCATCGGCAATCTTGATCGCCAACGCGGTCGGAGCCGAAACCGCGGCCAATATTCCGATTTTTGCCGAGGCACACTTCTGTACCATCTCGTAACTGGCACGACTGGTGACAAGTACGGCCCCCTTTTCACGATCGCTCCGGTTGACGGTCAATGCACCGATCAGTTTGTCAAGCGCATTATGCCGCCCGACATCCTCCCGAATACATGACACATGACCGTTCCCGTCCAGCCATGCCGCTGCATGTGTCGCGCCGGTCGCCTGCTTCAGAACCTGCATCTTTTCCATCTGGTCAAATCCTGAATGAAGCGTTTCGACAGAAAATATCTGACTGCTTGTAACAGGCGCAGGAATCCTGACCGCCTGTGACAGGGAATCGGTACCGCAAAGGCCGCATCCCGTCCGGCCGGCCAGATTCCGCCGTCTTTCCTTGAGATACAGGAATCGCTCACTTGAAATATCCAGCTCGATCCGGATACCGTTTTCAGCCTCGACAATCTCGCAGGCGTACATCTCCTCCGGAGAAGCCAGAATGCCTTCTGTCAGCGAAAACCCCAGGGCAAAATCTTCCAGATCGGCAGGGGTAGCCAACATAACGACATGGGAAATGCCATTATAGACAAGAGCCACAGGCACTTCTTCAGCGACTTTGTCAAAACAATCATGGCTTTCTCCCTTTTCAAACCGCCTGACAGGCCATATCGAAGATCCGAAATATTTATCCATATCCGCTTCTCATGGCAACAGGGCGACCACAACGGCGGATTCATCAACGGATGCATTGATCTGATCGCCCGTTTCGATCTTCTTTTCGGAAAGTGCGAATCCGACCAGTTGCAACCCCGGCAGCAGTTCAATCGTGATTTCGTCCTCCCTGTCACCCTTTGATACCCGTGTAACCGTCCCCTGAAACTGATTGGCGACAGAAAGTTCCGAAGAATTGGCTTCTTCGAAAACCTTGACTGCCGTTGCCTTGCACATTGCGAGAACAGCCATGCCCGGTTTCAACGCCAGAAGTTCGGCACTGGTACGAGTGATCCGTGCTATCAGTACGGACATGTTCTCATGCACTTGCAGACAAACCCTGACGATCTGCCCGCTCATTTTCAGTCCCTTGACCCGGCAAGGCAGATAATTGCGCATACTCGTTCTGATGGAAAGCCTGGAAAAGCGGGCATCAATCGTATCGGCCTTTTCCTGCTGAAACCGGCTCAATACTTCCTGCCGGTTTTTTTCCAGGACACCGGCAATCTCGAGCAGACGCAATCCGTCTGCCGTCAGCTTCGCCCCACCTCCACCGATACCTCCGACACTTTTTTCCACAAGCGAGACTCCCGTCAGATTGGTCAGGGTATCGATCGCCTGCCAGGCCGCCTTGTAACTGATCCCGGCCTCACGGGCTGCCTGTGAAATGGAGCCGGTCTCGGCAATTTTTCGCAGCACTTCAATCCGTTTATCGGCAGTACCATGTGCAAATGCATTGGCAAGAGAAACTGAATCGCTCATTTTTTCCGTCAACGTTTCAAGAAAAATCAAAAATTTGAACAATTTTAAAATTGTTCTGCTAAAATTCGCTATTCCAATAATGAATAACGAGGTTTCATCATGTTCAATAAAATCCGTCTGTCCAAATTGCTGTTTGGACTTGTGATGCTGGGTGCTTGCGCACTTGCCGCGGCAGAAACCGTTCATGTGGCCGTAGCCGCAAATTTCGTCGAACCGCTCAAAAACATTTCCGAACAATTCGAAAAATCCACTGGGCATAAAGTCTTGATCACCAGTGGTTCGACAGGAAAGATTTATGCGCAAATCAAAAACGGCGCCCCATACGACCTGTTCCTTGCCGCCGATGCGAAAACACCGGCAAAACTGGAACAGGAAAACGCTATTGTACCGAAAAGCCGCTTTACTTACGCCATCGGCAAACTGGCATTATGGTCTGCCAAACCGGATTACGTCGATAACCGGGGCGACATCCTGAAAAAACAGCCTTTCAGCCACATTGCGATCGCATCTCCCAAACTGGCACCGTACGGTCTTGCCGCCATGCAGACACTGGAAAAAATGGGACTCGACAAAACCCTGCAACCCAAAATCGTACAAGGCGAAAATATCGGACAAACCCACCAGTTCATCGCTTCCGGAAATGCCGAACTCGGCTTTGTCGCACTCTCCCAGATTTACAAGGACGGCAAAGTGAAAAACGGTTCTGCATGGATCGTCGATACCAGGGATTATGAACCTATCCGCCAGGATGCCGTCATGCTCCCCAAAGCCAAAGACAATGCAGCCGCTTCGGCATTGATGAAATATCTGAAATCCGATCCGGCTCACAAGGTCCTGCAATCCTACGGCTACGCCTACTGACGGAAAATGATCATGCCGGAAGTTGATCTGTCGGCCATCTGGCTGACCCTCAAGCTGGCCACGCTGACGACCGCCATCCTTCTTGTCATCGGGACACCGCTTGCCTGGAATCTTTCCCATACAAGAGGATGGTGGCGCGGCCCTGTCAATGCTGTCGTGGCATTACCTTTCGTATTGCCACCAACCGTACTGGGGTTCTATCTGCTGATCATGATGGGGCCGAACGGACCGATCGGACGATTTTTCGAATGGCTGGGGTTGCCTTCTCTGCCATTCAGTTTTTCAGGACTCCTTGTTGCCTCGGTCATTTACTCTCTGCCTTTCGTCGTCCAGCCGCTGCAAAATTCATTCGAGGCTATCGGAAAACAGCCGCTGGAAGCGGCAGCGACATTACGTGCCTCACCACTGGATACGTTTTTTCAGCGTGATACTTCCCATGGCAAAATCGGGATATCTCACGGCAATTGTCATGGGATTCGCCCATACTGTCGGGGAATTCGGCGTCGTATTGATGATCGGCGGCAATATTCCGGAAAAAACCCGCGTATTGTCCGTCTCGATTTACGATCACGTGGAAGCGCTTGAATACACACAGGCACACTGGTTGTCAGGTGGCATGCTGATATTCGCTTTCCTCGTGCTCCTTGCACTCTATCTTTTGAACCCGAACAAGCGCCGCTCATGAACAGTCTGTTTTTCAAGGGAAAAGTCAGCTACCCTGACTATGAGTTGAATTTTGACCTGTCGCTCCCCGGTTCCGGAATCACCGCTCTTTTCGGTGCATCCGGTGCAGGCAAATCGACACTTTTGCGCGCTGTTGCCGGGCTGGTAAAACCGGCCGACGGAATCATACGGGTCAAAGAGGAAACCTGGCAACACGACAACGAAAAAATATTCATTCCGACATACAAGCGTTCGCTTGGTTTTGTCTTTCAGGATGCCAGATTGTTTTCGCATCTGAACGTTACCGACAATCTTCTGTACGGCATGAAGCGCGTCAAAACCGCCAGAAAAAACATTTCACTGGAAAAGGCGATTGACCTGCTCGGTATCGGCCATTTGACGGACAGAATGCCCGATACACTTTCCGGTGGTGAAAAACAGCGTGTCAGCATTGCACGGGCATTGGCGACCGATCCTGAAATCATGCTGATGGACGAACCGCTTGCCGCACTCGACATGAAACGGAAATCGGAAATCCTTCCCTATCTCCAGCGACTGAATGACGAGCTCCATATTCCCATACTCTACGTCAGCCACGCACTGGATGAAGTCAGTGCACTTGCCGACCTTCTCGTCCTGCTGGAAAAAGGGAAAGTCGTCGCATCCGGCAAAACCGGTGAAATGCTGACCCGTCTCGATCTGCCTCTCGCTTTTTACGACACCGCCTCCGCAATCATCGATGGAAAGGTGATCGCCAAAGATCCTGAATTTTGCCTGAACACACTGTCTTTTTCAGGAGGGTTCATCCAACTGCCCGGAGAACGTTTCAAACCGGGACAGACCGTCCGTTTGCGTATCCAGGCAAGAGATGTCAGTCTGGCGACAGAGAAACCGGCAAACACCAGCATACTGAATATTCTCGAAACGACGATTGTCAACCTGTCAAACGATTCAGAGGGAGAAGTCATGGTCGAACTCGATGCAAAAGGCACACGTTTATTGTCGAGAATCACGAGCAAATCCGCCAGTCTCCTCAAACTGGTCAAAGGCAAGCCTATCTACGCCCAGGTAAAAGGAATCGCGGTAATCGAGTAACAAACCGGACAAGACCGACGTACTTTCGGACAGACACCGGAAATCGTCGTGCCCGGAAGGAAAATGAATATCCCGTTATAATGAATGAAACTGATTCTTATTCTGCGTTGACGTCATTTGGCGAAAATGACCCAAACCGATTGAAATGAATCAAATGACAGATAAATAACCGTTTCCCGATGGAGGTTACAATGAATGACAAAACAGGAATTCCGCAATATGAACTGCTGATCGACGGCAAATGGGTACCACCGGAAAGCGGAAAATATTCGACCATATTGAATCCCGCCACGGAAGAAGTCATCGCCCACGTCGCTGCTGGCAGTGAGAAGGACGTCGATATCGCGGCCAAAGCCGCCCGTACGGCCCTGAAGGTATGGAATGGTATCAGTGCGGCAGAGCGCGGAAGAATATTGAACCGGCTCGCCGACCTGCTGGAAAAAAATCAGGAAGAACTGATCGCACTGGAAAGCATGAATGCCGGCAAACCGATAGCCAGTGTCCGACGTCAGGATATGCCTGCCGCTATCGATACATTGCGTTACTATGCCGGATGGACAGACAAGATCATTGGCCAGGTCATTCCCGCCAGAACCGATGCCCTGACCTATACTGTCCGTGAACCGGTCGGTGTCGTCGGTGCCATTGTGCCCTGGAACTTCCCGATCATGATCGGTATCTGGAAGATCGCACCCGCTCTTGCCTGTGGCTGTACCCTGATCGTGAAACCGGCTGAACTGACGCCGATGACAGCCATTCGTATCGGGGAACTGGCACTGGAAGCCGGCATCCCTCCGGGCGTTCTGAATATCGTGACGGGCAAAGGCAGCGTTGTCGGCGATGCGATGGTCGCCCATCCTCACGTCGACAAGATCACCTTTACCGGCTCGCCGAAGGTCGGTCGCGGCATCATGCAGGGAGCTGCCGTCAATTTCAAGAAAATCACTCTGGAACTGGGTGGCAAATCCGCGAATATCATCTTCGACGATGCCGATCTGGACAGCGCGATCCGCGGATCGGCATCGGGCATTTTCTTCAATGCCGGACAGGTATGTTCCGCCGGTTCCCGGATTCTGGTCCACAAGAAAATCCATGACGAAGTCGTCGACCGGCTGATTGAACGTGCCAAGAAAATCAAGATCGGCGACACGGCTTCGAAAGACACCATCATGGGACCGCTGGTTTCCAGAAACCAGATGAACACCGTTATGGATTATATCGATATCGGCAAGAAAGAAGGCGCCTGTGTTGCCTATGGCGGCAATCGTGTCGGCGACAAGGGATTCTATGTCGCACCGACCATTTTCACCGATGTCAAACACGAAATGCGGATATCCCAGGAAGAAATTTTCGGCCCGGTCGCCAGCATTATTCCCTTCGAGGATGAAGAAGATGCCATCCGCATCGCCAACGGTACAGCCTTCAGTCTTGCAGCCGGTGTCTGGAGTGCCGATGTCACCCGTATTCACAAAGTGGCACAGGAACTGAAAGCCGGTACGGTCTGGATAAATACTTACGGATATACCGATGTCCGTCTGCCATGGGGCGGTACAGGCGAATCCGGTTTTGGACGTGAACACGGAGAAGCCGCACTCGAAAATTTTACCGAACCGAAAACCATCTGGCTGTCGCTTCTGAAACGCTAGCAAATCACCAGCCGTCACCCCAACGGCCGGCAACTGCTTCTCTCAAAAAAACCGAAGCCCTCTTGCGAGGGCTTCGGCCAACAAGCTGAATGGGGACCTGATCCCATTCAACAGGAGGGAAGGGCCGGGAAGGCGAAACCCTCCTTCTGTTGTTGAACAGTTTTTGTCCTGCGATCAGAACTTGTGGGTGATACCGACCTGAACGGCTGTGGTACCATCATCGGTATCGCCATACAGACGGGCGACGTCTTCATCGTCGTAGTCGGTGTAGGCCACGTTACCGTAGATGGCGGTGCGTTTGGACAGGTCATAGGTATAGCCGATGGCATACTTGTAGATGTCCTTGTCGCTGATATGCATACCGCCATTGGCTTCGACTTCCATCCACTGGGCGGAAGCGTTCAGACGGCCCGGGCCAAGCTTCCATTCCAGACCCAGCAACCATTGTTTTTCTGTGATGCTGTCGATATTGATACCATTTTCACCGACAAGATTCTCCCCATTATATTCAGCAGCGACCCATTTGCCGAAGGCACTGGTATTATCATTCCAATTGGAACGTTCACCATTGGCCCAGCCTTTGTCCTTGGTCTGCTGGTAAACCAGTTCAACCTTGGCATCACCGAAGCGGTATGCAGCACCCAGGTTCCAGACGGACGATTTCCTGGAATCGGCCAGACGGCTCCAGTTACCGACCAAGCTTAACGGACCATTGTCGTATCCGAGCATGATGGCATAACCGTCGTTGTCGGCACCAGCAGTTTTCAAGCCTTCATATGTCCACTCGTCTACGTCGCCCATGTAGTCACCCTCAGCACGAATAGATGGATCAGCAGAATCCTTGTCTGTATTGCCGCCTAGAGAATAGCTGGCGCCGAAGTGGAAACCGCTCCAGTTCGGGCTGTCGTAACGGATGGTGTTGTCGATACGCGGGGAACGCTGGTTGCCTTCCAGCATGGCACCGACACCATATTGATAGAACGGATCGAACTTACGGATAGTTTCCGTCGTCAGTTCGTTGACACGACCCAGACGGACAGCACCCCAGCTATCGCCCTTCAGACCGACGTTGGCGGCACCATCCCAGTCTTTGTCGTTTTTGGCTTCGCCGTTATTCAGGTCGAAACGTCTTTCCAATTCGAAAGTCGCTTTCATACCGCCGCCAAGATCTTCCACACCGCGGAAGCCCAGACGGTTGTTGACGTTTTCGCCCATTTCGACATCCTGGCCGGATTTCTTGATGAAACCGGTATCCACGACACCATAGATGGTCACGTTGGATTGTGCGTGAGCCACGCCGGCAGCGGCACCCAAGACTGCCAATGCTATTAGCGTTTTTTTCATTTTATTCTGCCCTTTATATTAAAAAAGTTGAGAATCCCTGCGGGAGTCATTGACAGAATAACGGCCGGTAGGTAGGTAGGTAGGTAGGTAGGTAGGTAGGTAGGTAGGTAGGTAGGTAGGTAGGTAGGTACCTATCGTGTTTGAACTTCCTTCCCGTTTCAACCTTTTTTGTATCTTATACGCAACAAAAAACTGATAATACATGACAGATATGCCACATCCCATAAAAAAACCCCGGTATTTCCGGGGCTTTTTTTTATGATGTCCGACCAACGAATCAGGCAGCGACGGCTTCATCGACGGCTTTCGCCAGTCTCTGCTTCAGTCTGTCATATTCCTCTACCAGATATTTTTCCGCCCATTTCTGATCCTTGATCGGCTCGACACGAACAGCACTGTACTTGTATTCCGGTGTCTTGGAATATGGATCAAGATGTTCGATCGTCAGCTCATTGCAGGCGCCAATCCACCATTGATAAGTCATGTAAATGGCCCCCCGATTGATACGCTCGCTCAGCATGGCACGGGTAATGACTTTTCCACGTCGCCCCTCGACCCAAATGAGCTGCTGATCCCGGATTCCCAGTTCTCTGGCATCAATCGGATTCATCTGTGCAAACCCGGGTTCATCCGCCAGTGTCGCCAGTGCGTGACAATTACCCGTCATCGAACGACAGGAATAATGTCCCACTTCCCGAACCGTGGAAAGAATCAGAGGGAAATCACTATCTACCTGGTCAACAGGAGGTCTCCATTCTGAAGCGATCAACTGGGCCTTTCCATTCGGTGTAGCAAACCGGTTACCCTTGTACATCCACAGGGCACCCGGATCATCTTCTGTCAGACAAGGCCATGGAACATAACCCAGCCCGGCCATCTTGTCATAGGTCGCGCCAAAATACAGTGGACATAGTTGCCGCATTTCATCCCAGATTTCCTGCGTATTATTGTATTTCATCGGGTACCCCATGGCCGTCGCCATCAGGCTGTGAATCTCCCAGTCAGGCTTGACATCACCTTTCGGTTCAACCGCCTTGTAAAAACGCTGGAATCCACGATCGGCAGCCGAATAGACGCCTTCATGCTCGCCCCACGATGTCGCCGGGAAGACGACATCGGCCTCCGCGACCGATTTGGTCATGAAAATGTCTTGTGCAATGAACAATTCAAGCTGGGAATAGGCATGGCGGACTGCTGCAAGATCAGGTTCCGTCTGGAACGGATCCTCTCCGAAAAGATATACCGCCTTGATCTTGCCTTCCTCGATATTGTGACCGACTTCGGTAATGGGAATCCCCTTTTTGGCAGGCAGTTTTTCCACCCCCCACGCTTTCTCGAATTTCGCACGGATTTCAGGATCCTCGACGGACTGGTACCCCGGGAACTGCCCGGGAACCGCTCCCATATCACAGGACCCCTGAACATTGTTCTGTCCGCGGACCGGACCGACGCCGACATTCGGACGCCCCAGATTGCCCGTAATAACAGCGATATTGGACAACCCCATACAGGTTTCGACACCCTGTCCCCACTGGGTGACCCCCATCCCCCACAGAATGGTCGAACAGGGCGAAGCGGCATACATACGAACGGCCTCACGGACGACCTTGGGATCCAGTCCGGTTATTTCAGCTGTATTTTCAGGTGTGTATTTGGATACGGTTTCCCACATCTTGTCGAAACCTTCGGAATAATTCGCGACATATTCCTTGTCATACAGGTTTTCTTCGATCAGAACATGCAGCATGGCATTGACCAGTGCCATGTTGGAACCGTTTTTCAGTTGCAAGTGGATATCGGCAATACGGGCCGACTCGATCACCCGCGGATCGCAGACGATGATTTTGGCGCCTTTCTGCTTGGCTTTCAGGATACGTCGTGCCACAATCGGATGGGAATCGGCAGCATTGTAACCGAAAATCAGAATACATTTCGTATCCTCGATTTCCACAATGGAATTGCTCATGGCACCGCTGCCCAGCGTTTTTTCCAGAGCGGTAACCGAAGGACCATGACAAACCCGCGCGCAACAGTCCACGTTATTGGTACCGACAACAGCGCGAGCGAATTTCTGGGCAATGTAATTGGCTTCATTTCCCGGACCACGTGCGCAGCCGCTGACGAAAATGGAATCGGGACCGTATTTTTCCCTGATTTCCATCAGTCTGGAACTGGCAAACCGGATCGCCTCTTCCCAGGAAACGGCAGTAAACGGCTCACCTCGTTTGTAACGCACAAGCGGCTGGGTCAGACGTGGTGTCAATCGGCGGGTATCATTGAGAAATTCCCAGCCGTAATAGCCCTTCAGGCAAAGTTCGCCCTGATTGGTAAACCCGTTGGCACCTTCGGCCTTGATGATTTTGTTGTTTTCAACCGTAAACTCGATTTTGCAGCCCGAAGCACAATACGGACAGACAACAAGTGCTTTTTTCATAATTCCCCCCGAAATCCCGATTCAATCCGGATTCATTTCGAGTTAACGGAATGCATCCGGTGGCAAATTAA carries:
- the fdhF gene encoding formate dehydrogenase subunit alpha — encoded protein: MKKALVVCPYCASGCKIEFTVENNKIIKAEGANGFTNQGELCLKGYYGWEFLNDTRRLTPRLTQPLVRYKRGEPFTAVSWEEAIRFASSRLMEIREKYGPDSIFVSGCARGPGNEANYIAQKFARAVVGTNNVDCCARVCHGPSVTALEKTLGSGAMSNSIVEIEDTKCILIFGYNAADSHPIVARRILKAKQKGAKIIVCDPRVIESARIADIHLQLKNGSNMALVNAMLHVLIEENLYDKEYVANYSEGFDKMWETVSKYTPENTAEITGLDPKVVREAVRMYAASPCSTILWGMGVTQWGQGVETCMGLSNIAVITGNLGRPNVGVGPVRGQNNVQGSCDMGAVPGQFPGYQSVEDPEIRAKFEKAWGVEKLPAKKGIPITEVGHNIEEGKIKAVYLFGEDPFQTEPDLAAVRHAYSQLELFIAQDIFMTKSVAEADVVFPATSWGEHEGVYSAADRGFQRFYKAVEPKGDVKPDWEIHSLMATAMGYPMKYNNTQEIWDEMRQLCPLYFGATYDKMAGLGYVPWPCLTEDDPGALWMYKGNRFATPNGKAQLIASEWRPPVDQVDSDFPLILSTVREVGHYSCRSMTGNCHALATLADEPGFAQMNPIDARELGIRDQQLIWVEGRRGKVITRAMLSERINRGAIYMTYQWWIGACNELTIEHLDPYSKTPEYKYSAVRVEPIKDQKWAEKYLVEEYDRLKQRLAKAVDEAVAA